From Chrysiogenia bacterium, one genomic window encodes:
- a CDS encoding MATE family efflux transporter: MLDKDRARTILSLALPIIGGMVSQNILNLVDTAMVGTLGDASLAAVGMGGFLSFMSQALLMGLSVGVQALAARRKGEGAETEMALPLNGGLMVSLLCGVPLTIALWYAAPHFYPWLIDDPGVVAEGLPYYRARMLASSFVAMNFCFRGYFNGVSRSGLYMRTLVIMHICNVAISYCLIFGKLGLPELGTQGAGIGTASATVIGTLTYVILAMKHARHAGFLRARPSAQTLGRLLRLSIPSAIQTLFFASGLTAQFWIIGRVGTAELAAANVLINLMLVLILPGIAMGIAAASLAGQALGRKEPEEAVRWGWDVTKLAAMVLGAVGLPMIAIPRVLLSGFIHDPQTLELAVIPLQLVGAIQIVEALGQILQGALQGVGDTRRVMVVSILAQWGLYLPAAYVVGPMLGYGLIGIWVCFALYRLLLAASYVKLWAGRKWLGIEF, from the coding sequence GTGCTAGACAAAGACCGCGCCCGCACAATCTTGTCCCTGGCCCTGCCGATCATCGGCGGGATGGTCTCGCAGAACATTCTCAACCTCGTCGACACGGCGATGGTGGGGACGCTCGGCGATGCCTCGCTGGCCGCCGTGGGCATGGGCGGATTCTTGAGCTTCATGTCCCAGGCCCTGCTCATGGGGCTCTCGGTGGGCGTGCAGGCACTGGCCGCCCGCCGCAAGGGCGAGGGCGCCGAGACCGAGATGGCCCTGCCCCTGAACGGCGGGCTCATGGTCTCTCTGCTCTGCGGCGTGCCGCTCACCATTGCGCTCTGGTATGCCGCGCCCCACTTCTACCCCTGGCTCATCGATGACCCGGGCGTTGTGGCCGAGGGGCTGCCCTACTACCGCGCGCGGATGCTGGCTTCGAGTTTTGTCGCCATGAACTTCTGCTTCCGCGGCTACTTCAACGGGGTGAGCCGCTCGGGCCTCTACATGCGAACCCTCGTCATCATGCACATCTGCAACGTGGCCATCAGTTACTGCCTGATCTTCGGAAAGCTGGGCCTGCCGGAGCTGGGCACCCAGGGAGCGGGCATCGGCACGGCCAGCGCCACGGTGATCGGCACGCTGACCTACGTGATCCTCGCCATGAAGCATGCCCGCCACGCGGGCTTCCTGCGCGCCCGCCCGAGCGCCCAGACGCTGGGAAGGCTGCTGCGCCTGTCCATTCCCAGCGCGATCCAGACGCTGTTTTTCGCTTCGGGCCTGACCGCGCAGTTCTGGATCATCGGCCGCGTGGGCACGGCCGAGCTCGCGGCCGCCAACGTGCTCATCAATCTCATGCTCGTGCTCATCCTGCCGGGGATTGCCATGGGCATTGCCGCGGCGAGCCTCGCCGGGCAGGCGCTTGGGCGCAAAGAGCCCGAAGAAGCCGTGCGCTGGGGCTGGGACGTGACCAAGCTCGCCGCCATGGTGCTGGGCGCGGTGGGACTTCCCATGATCGCGATCCCGCGCGTGCTGCTCTCGGGATTCATCCACGATCCGCAGACGCTCGAGCTCGCCGTCATTCCGCTCCAACTCGTGGGCGCCATCCAGATCGTCGAGGCGCTGGGCCAGATCCTTCAGGGTGCGCTCCAGGGCGTGGGCGATACGCGCCGCGTGATGGTCGTCTCCATCCTCGCCCAGTGGGGGCTCTACCTGCCGGCGGCTTATGTGGTGGGCCCGATGCTCGGGTACGGGCTCATCGGGATCTGGGTGTGTTTTGCGCTCTACCGCCTGCTGCTGGCCGCCAGCTATGTGAAACTCTGGGCCGGGCGAAAGTGGCTGGGAATCGAGTTCTAG
- a CDS encoding SDR family NAD(P)-dependent oxidoreductase gives MKNLKGRVAVVTGAASGIGRATSVALAREGCDLAITDVNEAGLKETAKMIAALGRKVSTHVVDVASKSQMKALPKAVIAEHGHVHIVVNNAGVSVTAPFEHHSIEDFEWIMGINLWGVVYGCKFFLPYIQKEDEGHIVNISSVFGIIGLPSQSSYAATKFAVRGFSESLRTELAPQHIGVTSIHPGGVNTNIVKSSRFVDAQETGAKRKIEKMFEQRAISPDEAAKEIVDGIKKNKARVLITRESHVIDTFKRLFPVGTNRMVEFFQERMGMGI, from the coding sequence ATGAAGAATCTCAAGGGCCGCGTTGCGGTCGTGACCGGAGCGGCCAGCGGTATCGGGCGGGCGACCTCCGTCGCACTCGCGCGCGAGGGCTGCGACCTGGCCATCACCGATGTGAACGAAGCCGGGCTCAAGGAAACGGCGAAGATGATCGCGGCACTCGGCCGCAAGGTCTCGACCCACGTGGTCGACGTTGCCAGCAAGTCCCAGATGAAGGCGCTGCCCAAGGCCGTCATTGCCGAGCACGGCCACGTCCATATCGTCGTGAACAATGCGGGCGTCTCAGTCACCGCCCCCTTCGAGCATCACAGCATCGAAGACTTCGAGTGGATCATGGGCATCAACCTCTGGGGCGTGGTCTACGGCTGCAAATTCTTCCTGCCCTACATCCAGAAAGAGGACGAGGGCCACATCGTCAATATCTCCAGCGTGTTCGGCATCATCGGCCTTCCCTCGCAGAGTTCCTACGCGGCGACCAAGTTTGCCGTGCGCGGTTTCAGTGAGTCGCTGCGCACCGAACTGGCCCCGCAACACATCGGCGTCACCAGCATCCACCCGGGCGGCGTGAACACCAACATCGTCAAGAGCTCGCGCTTCGTCGACGCCCAGGAAACCGGCGCCAAACGCAAGATCGAAAAAATGTTCGAGCAGCGCGCGATCTCCCCCGATGAGGCGGCAAAAGAAATCGTCGACGGCATCAAGAAGAACAAGGCCCGCGTACTGATTACGCGCGAAAGCCACGTCATCGACACATTCAAGCGCCTCTTCCCGGTTGGCACCAACCGCATGGTGGAGTTCTTCCAGGAACGGATGGGAATGGGAATCTGA
- a CDS encoding potassium transporter Kup: MDAESSETPKSPALPLLAYTALGVVYGDIGTSPLYALRECFNGPHSVHVAPENVLGILSLIFWALVLIISIKYLVFILRADHEGEGGILALMVLATRSPAGSGKYVKPVLIALGLFGAALLYGDGVITPAISVLSAIEGLSVATPVFDPYVDPITIVILVFLFLFQYRGTAGVGVIFAPLTLLWFVVLAALGIPQIIQNPAILQAANPLYGIEFFAHNGWHGATVLGAVVLVVTGGEALYADMGHFGANPIRLAWFTVVLPSLLINYFGQGALLLSNPEAASNPFYLMAPGWALYPLVGIATVATIIASQAVITGAFSLTSQAVQMGYLPRFEVRHTSEHTMGQIYLPRVNWVLLALTIWLVLNFHTSANLAAAYGIAVTTTMVITSILAAVAMRGLWNWSLPVVIVLTTGFLIVDGAFFGANALKFFHGGWFPILIAAVVYISMATWKRGREILGERLQERTIPFHDFLFSVEEEKPARVPGTAIVMTGYSGGTPVSLLHNYKLNRVLHERVVFLTIETMPRPYLTDEERVIVTDLGKDFFGMIARYGYLERPDVSQLFAIARKQGFDIEVDKSTFLLGRETLRATKRPGMALWRERLFSLMSRNALPATAFFGIPAGRVLEIGVQVDL; this comes from the coding sequence ATGGATGCTGAATCTTCCGAGACTCCCAAGTCGCCGGCCCTGCCGCTGCTGGCCTATACGGCGCTCGGCGTCGTTTACGGCGACATCGGCACGAGCCCGCTCTACGCTCTGCGCGAGTGCTTTAACGGCCCGCACAGCGTGCACGTCGCCCCCGAAAACGTGCTGGGAATCCTCTCACTGATCTTCTGGGCGCTCGTCCTGATCATCAGCATCAAATACCTCGTCTTTATCCTGCGCGCCGATCACGAGGGCGAGGGCGGCATCCTGGCCCTCATGGTGCTGGCGACGCGCTCACCGGCGGGAAGCGGCAAATACGTCAAACCCGTGCTCATCGCGCTTGGCCTGTTCGGCGCGGCGCTGCTCTACGGCGATGGGGTGATTACGCCCGCTATTTCCGTGCTGAGTGCCATCGAGGGCCTGAGCGTCGCAACCCCGGTATTCGATCCCTACGTCGATCCCATCACCATTGTGATTCTGGTGTTTCTGTTTCTCTTCCAGTATCGCGGCACGGCGGGCGTCGGCGTCATCTTCGCGCCCCTTACCCTGCTCTGGTTCGTGGTGCTCGCTGCGCTGGGCATTCCCCAGATCATCCAGAACCCGGCGATCCTCCAGGCAGCAAATCCGCTCTACGGGATCGAGTTCTTTGCCCACAACGGCTGGCACGGCGCGACGGTGCTGGGCGCCGTCGTGCTCGTTGTGACCGGCGGCGAGGCGCTTTATGCCGACATGGGCCACTTCGGCGCCAACCCGATCCGGCTGGCCTGGTTCACCGTCGTGCTTCCCTCGCTGCTCATCAACTACTTCGGCCAGGGCGCGCTGCTGCTCAGCAACCCCGAGGCCGCGAGCAACCCCTTCTATCTCATGGCACCGGGCTGGGCGCTCTACCCGCTGGTGGGCATTGCCACGGTGGCGACGATCATCGCCTCGCAGGCGGTGATCACCGGGGCCTTCTCGCTGACCAGCCAGGCGGTGCAGATGGGCTACCTGCCGCGCTTCGAAGTGCGCCACACCTCCGAGCACACCATGGGGCAGATCTACCTGCCGCGCGTGAACTGGGTGCTGCTGGCGCTGACGATCTGGCTGGTGCTGAACTTCCACACCTCGGCCAACCTGGCCGCGGCCTACGGCATCGCGGTGACGACGACGATGGTGATTACCTCGATCCTCGCCGCCGTGGCGATGCGCGGATTGTGGAACTGGTCGCTGCCGGTAGTAATTGTCCTGACGACGGGATTTTTGATTGTCGACGGCGCCTTCTTCGGGGCCAACGCGCTCAAGTTCTTCCACGGCGGCTGGTTCCCGATCCTGATCGCGGCGGTTGTCTACATTTCGATGGCGACCTGGAAGCGCGGCCGCGAGATCCTGGGCGAGCGGCTGCAGGAACGCACGATTCCCTTCCACGACTTCCTCTTCAGTGTCGAAGAAGAAAAGCCTGCCCGCGTCCCCGGCACGGCGATCGTGATGACGGGTTACTCGGGCGGCACCCCGGTCTCGCTGTTGCACAACTACAAACTCAACCGCGTCCTGCACGAGCGCGTCGTGTTCCTGACAATTGAGACGATGCCGCGTCCCTACCTGACAGATGAGGAGCGTGTGATCGTCACCGATCTGGGCAAGGATTTCTTCGGGATGATCGCCCGCTACGGGTATCTCGAGCGCCCGGACGTCAGCCAGCTTTTTGCCATTGCGCGCAAGCAGGGCTTCGACATCGAGGTGGACAAGAGCACCTTCCTGCTCGGGCGTGAGACCCTTCGCGCGACCAAGCGTCCGGGAATGGCGCTCTGGCGCGAACGCCTGTTCTCGCTCATGTCACGAAATGCGCTGCCGGCCACCGCGTTCTTCGGCATCCCCGCCGGGCGCGTGCTGGAAATCGGCGTGCAGGTGGATTTGTAG
- a CDS encoding MaoC family dehydratase N-terminal domain-containing protein: protein MPLNSAVVGTVGEPLSRDADARGLMAYAAGIGESAPVYFDTTRKGGIAAHPVFPVSLEWPALLALRVGQGSGMSAAESLRGVHASQDTTLHRPIRAGEKLETRAEIAGVQATSAGAYQMTRFETTDAKGQPVVTTWYGTMFRGVEVSGESRPPEYALPALPEPGPHEWQVERALSAGAAHVYTECSDIWNPIHTDLQVAKLAGLPGLILHGTATLAMAVSAVIEQVAGGDPRRIIRFGGRFRASVPLPSSIVISGSRADAGAQAALFEVRNEDAKLALAEGFALLGAA from the coding sequence GTGCCGCTCAACTCAGCCGTGGTCGGAACCGTGGGAGAGCCGCTCTCCCGCGACGCGGACGCCCGCGGGCTGATGGCCTATGCGGCGGGCATCGGCGAGAGCGCGCCCGTTTACTTCGACACAACCCGCAAGGGCGGCATCGCCGCGCACCCGGTGTTCCCGGTGAGCCTGGAATGGCCCGCGCTGCTGGCACTTCGCGTGGGGCAGGGCAGCGGCATGAGCGCCGCCGAGAGCTTGCGCGGGGTCCACGCCAGTCAGGACACGACTCTCCACCGGCCGATTCGCGCGGGCGAGAAACTGGAGACCCGGGCCGAAATCGCCGGCGTGCAGGCCACCAGCGCCGGCGCCTACCAGATGACCCGCTTCGAGACGACGGACGCCAAAGGCCAGCCGGTCGTGACGACCTGGTACGGGACCATGTTCCGTGGCGTGGAAGTGAGCGGCGAGAGCCGCCCGCCCGAGTACGCGCTGCCGGCGCTTCCCGAACCGGGACCGCACGAGTGGCAGGTGGAGCGCGCGCTCAGCGCCGGTGCGGCCCACGTCTACACCGAGTGCTCGGACATCTGGAATCCCATCCACACAGATCTTCAAGTGGCGAAACTCGCGGGGCTTCCCGGGCTCATCCTGCACGGGACGGCGACGCTGGCCATGGCCGTGAGCGCGGTCATCGAGCAGGTTGCCGGCGGCGATCCGCGGCGGATCATCCGCTTTGGCGGGCGGTTTCGCGCGAGCGTCCCGCTTCCCTCCAGCATTGTCATCAGTGGTTCTCGCGCCGATGCGGGCGCTCAGGCCGCGCTTTTCGAAGTTCGCAACGAGGATGCCAAGCTTGCCCTTGCCGAGGGATTTGCGCTACTGGGCGCAGCGTAG
- the efp gene encoding elongation factor P — MITTADFSKGVRILIDGEPYVILEHTTQTPSARGAATLVKFKARNLLTGQLISDSVKAGAKYEQPDIRFAKVQYLYDEGPDAVFMDTETYEQFNLARDVIGESAKYLSEDLEIKAIFFNDNVVNVELPNYVELEIVMVEPGTRGNTASGSVTTPAELSNGVRIQVPLHIKSGQRILVDTRDDSFYQKA, encoded by the coding sequence ATGATTACGACAGCCGATTTTTCCAAGGGCGTGCGCATCCTGATCGATGGCGAGCCCTACGTGATTCTCGAACACACGACCCAGACCCCCAGCGCCCGCGGTGCGGCGACGCTGGTGAAGTTCAAGGCCCGTAACCTGCTGACCGGGCAGCTCATCAGCGACTCGGTAAAAGCCGGCGCCAAGTACGAGCAGCCCGATATCCGCTTCGCCAAGGTCCAGTATCTCTATGACGAGGGCCCTGATGCCGTTTTCATGGACACTGAGACCTACGAGCAGTTCAATCTGGCTCGGGACGTGATCGGGGAATCGGCCAAGTATCTCTCCGAGGACCTGGAGATCAAGGCGATCTTCTTCAACGACAACGTCGTGAATGTCGAGCTTCCCAACTATGTGGAGCTTGAAATCGTCATGGTGGAGCCCGGCACCCGCGGCAACACGGCCTCGGGATCTGTCACCACGCCGGCCGAGCTCTCCAACGGCGTGCGCATCCAGGTACCGCTTCACATCAAGAGCGGGCAGCGCATTCTGGTCGATACCCGCGACGACAGCTTCTACCAGAAAGCCTGA